The Salvelinus sp. IW2-2015 unplaced genomic scaffold, ASM291031v2 Un_scaffold6683, whole genome shotgun sequence nucleotide sequence TGGGAGAAAACAtggaggagaagacagaagaggagaagacatacgaggaggacgagagagagaaggaacatgAGAAATGAGAGAACATGAGGAGAGGagcatgaaggagagagagagaacataagagagagagtgaagaagaaaaggagaggaggagaaagacatggagaggagagggaaggaggagcggAAGGGAGGAGgcggagagggaagggagggagagaggagagagacgagagaggaaggaggagaggagggaggaagtgagagagagaggaggagggaggaggggcgaAAAAGGGAGGGAAAGCTGGGGTCGCTAAATCTGCTCCTGCCCACAAGGCCTTTATAGGGGGAAGCGGAGAGGAGAAGTGGGAGGAAAGAGGCAGAGAAGGATGAGGAAGGagaagacatgagagagagagagaggagaagacatgaggaagagagaaagaaagaacagggagaagatggaggagagaaaacaTGGAAAGGAGAAGACGAGGAAaacatgagaggagaggaggaagagaagacatgagaggagagaggaggtgaagacaatggaaagggagaggaggaggagaagacaaggagaggatgaggaggagaagacatggagaggagaagaggagataagaaatggagaggagaagaagacatggagaggagatggaggaggaaagagaggaggagaaacatgagaggagaagaggaggagaaagacatggagccAGTACATCCCACCCAGACAGTGACACCCCACCTCACCCAGCACAGTACACCCCAACATGGCCACAGTACAACCCCACCTCACCCAGCATATACACCCCACCCAGCACAGTATACACCCCACCCTCACCAAGCACAGTACACCCCACCTCACCTGCCCACAGTACACCCCACCTCACCCAGCACAGAACACCCCACCTCACCCAGCACAGTACACCCCACCTCACCCAGCACATACACCTCACCCTTGCCACAGTACACCCACCTCACCCAGCACCAGTACCGCCCCACCCACCCCAGCCAGTACACCCCACCCAGCACAGTACACCCCACCTCACCCAGCATAGTACACCCCACCCACACAGTACACCCACACCTCACCAGCAACAGTACACCCCACCTCACCCAGCATAGTAAACCCCACCAGGCACAAGTACACCCCACCTCACCCAGCCCAGCAGTACACCCCAACCTCACCCAGCACATACACCTCACCAGCACAGTACAAACCCACCTCACCCAGCACAGTACGCACCCTCACCCAAGTACAGTtacaccccaccccacccagcAAACAGCTACACCTCAACCAAGCACAGTACACCCCACCTCACACAGCACATAcacccacctcacacacacagtacagtacacctcACCCCACACAGTACACCCCACCTCACCCAAGCACAGTATACCCAGCCCAGCACAGTACACCCCACGGCCACTCCAGCCCCAGCACCTATACACCCCACCCCACCAGGCACAGTACAACCCTAACCCTCCCAGCAACAGTAACCCCCTCACATACACCCCACCTCACCCAGCACAGTCACTAGCACAGCACAGACAACCACACCCAATACTACTACCAGCACAGTTAGACCCCCACCTCACACAAAGCACAGTacaccccccaccacacacagactACCGCACAGTACCTCCCACCCCACGCTCACCCAgcacagtacacccccccccacctcacccAGGCAACAGTACACGCTCACCTCACCCAGCCACAGTacacccctccccccacctcACCAGCCACAGTACACCTCACCTCACCCAGCACAAGTACACCTCCCCCCACCTCACCCAGCACAGTACCACCTCACCTCAACCCAGCCAGTACacccctctccccccacctcACCCAGcaccagtacaccccccccccacctcacccAGCACAGTACACCTCACCTCACCCAGCCCAGTacacccctccccccacctcACCCAGCACAGTACACCCCACCTCACCCAGCACAGTACCACCCCACCCCACCTACCCCAGCACAGTACACCCCACTTCACCCATTACAGTACACCTCACCTCACCCAGCACAGTACACTCACCTCACCCAgcacagtacaccccccccccccccccacctcacccGGCACAGTACACCTCACCTCACCCAGCACAGTTACACCCCCCTCACCCAGCACAGTTACAACCCCACCTCACCTCACCCAGCACATACACCCCCCCCACCTCACCCAGCACAGTACACCCCACCTCACCCAGCACAGtacaccccaccccaccctcacCCAGCACAGTACACCTCACCTCACCCAGCCCATACACCTCAACCTCACCCAGCACAGTACACCTCACCTCAACCCAGCCACAGTACACCTCACCTCACCCAGCACAGTACACCtcacctccacccagcacagTACACCTCACCTCACTCACCCGCACGTACACCCCACCTCACCCATCACATACACCCCACCCCACCTCACCCAGCACTATGTACACACCTGCACCTCACCCCAGCACCATTACACCTCACCTCACCCAGCaacatacaacccccccccccccacctcacccAGCCCAGTACACCCTCACCTCCACCCAGCACATATACACCTCACCGTCACCAGCCCAGTACACCCCACCCCACCTCACCAGCCCAGTACACCTCACCTCACCCAGCCCAGTACACCCCACCCCCTCACCCAGCCCAGTACATCCCCACCTCACCTCACTcacccagcccagtaccacctaCACCTCACCCAGCCCAGTACACCTCACCTCACCACCATCACCCACCAGCCCCAGTCACCTCACCCCACCCAGCTCCCAGGCCTAATGTAACGCTACAATGCTCAAGGCCCTTCTCCTAATCCATCTATTTGGCTATTTCCATCTATAGTGTCTTAGTGTCTATGACTGTTTCCTATACAGAGCAAGTTCCTCCGTCCACCAGGTTTCCTCTACAGAGGGGCCCAGAGGATTAGGGTGGACTCAGCTTTACTGAGTCTGTGAGGGAGCAGGTCTGGATCGGGGAGATAAATTGGACACACCCCTGCCCACCCCGCATTTCCTCCAATGTGGCAGGTTTTATTAATGCTCCCGAAATAAGAGTGTCAACAAATGTGTGGGTTTTTGGGGCGGGGGGGGACCTCTAGGGAGGGGGCAGGAGCCTGAGACGCCTGAAGGAGAGAAAGGGCGGAAAATCAGCCAAAATGGAAATCTCAGCTGAAGCATAGCTGTGGGCGCAGAGCGGGATCAAATGAAGTTGATCACAGCGTTGCCGTGGTAATCCCGTTTTACCACGCTTCACAGCAGCTAAKTTGATAAGCGCTGTCACCGTCTTGTCATTAAGGAAGGATGGGGCCGTAAAATGCTTGGGTGACTGACTCTACCAGCGCCTCAATATCCATCAGGAATGAAAAACTCTGGGTGGGGcacttctttattgaccaaaCCCGGGMGGGAGTYYYaaatggcaccccattccctttatagtgcaccactAGGCCCACagagctctggccaaaagtagtgcactataaagggaatagggtgccatttgggaYGCTRCCcaaggagacagacaggcaggagactgagaaggagaggCGACACATCACAGATAAAGCACCTCCCTGATCTAGGCAGAggtgaaaaagtacccaattgtcatacttgagtaaaagtaaagataccttaatataaaatgactcaagtaaaNNNNNNNNNNNNNNNNNNNNNNNNNNNNNNNNNNNNNNNNNNNNNNNNNNNNNNNNNNNNNNNNNNNNNNNNNNNNNNNNNNNNNNNNNNNNNNNNNNNNNNNNNNNNNNNNNNNNNNNNNNNNNNNNNNNNNNNNNNNNNNNNNNNNNNNNNNNNNNNNNNNNNNNNNNNNNNNNNNNNNNNNNNNNNNNNNNNNNNNNNNNNNNNNNNNNNNNNNNNNNNNNNNNNNNNNNNNNNNNNNNNNNNNNNNNNNNNNNNNNNNNNNNNNNNNNNNNNNNNNNNNNNNNNNNNNNNNNNNNNNNNNNNNNNNNNNNNNNNNNNNNNNNNNNNNNNNNNNNNNNNNNNNNNNNNNNNNNNNNNNNNNNNNNNNNNNNNNNNNNNNNNNNNNNNNNNNNNNNNNNNNNNNNNNNNNNNNNNNNNNNNNNNNNNNNNNNNNNNNNNNNNNNNNNNNNNNNNNNNNNNNNNNNNNNNNNNNNNNNNNNNNNNNNNNNNNNNNNNNNNNNNNNNNNNNNNNNNNNNNNNNNNNNNNNNNNNNNNNNNNNNNNNNNNNNNNNNNNNNNNNNNNNNNNNNNNNNNNNNNNNNNNNNNNNNNNNNNNNNNNNNNNNNNNNNNNNNNNNNNNNNNNNNNNNNNNNNNNNNNNNNNNNNNNNNNNNNNNNNNNNNNNNNNNNNNNNNNNNNNNNNNNNNNNNNNNNNNNNNNNNNNNNNNNNNNNNNNNNNNNNNNNNNNNNNNNNNNNNNNNNNNNNNNNNNNNNNNNNNNNNNNNNNNNNNNNNNNNNNNNNNNNNNNNNNNNNNNNNNNNNNNNNNNNNNNNNNNNNNNNNNNNNNNNNNNNNNNNNNNNNNNNNNNNNNNNNNNNNNNNNNNNNNNNNNNNNNNNNNNNNNNNNNNNNNNNNNNNNNNNNNNNNNNNNNNNNNNNNNNNNNNNNNNNNNNNNNNNNNNNNNNNNNNNNNNNNNNNNNNNNNNNNNNNNNNNNNNNNNNNNNNNNNNNNNNNNNNNNNNNNNNNNNNNNNNNNNNNNNNNNNNNNNNNNNNNNNNNNNNNNNNNNNNNNNNNNNNNNNNNNNNNNNNNNNNNNNNNNNNNNNNNNNNNNNNNNNNNNNNNNNNNNNNNNNNNNNNNNNNNNNNNNNNNNNNNNNNNNNNNNNNNNNNNNNNNNNNNNNNNNNNNNNNNNNNNNNNNNNNNNNNNNNNNNNNNNNNNNNNNNNNNNNNNNNNNNNNNNNNNNNNNNNNNNNNNNNNNNNNNNNNNNNNNNNNNNNNNNNNNNNNNNNNNNNNNNNNNNNNNNNNNNNNNNNNNNNNNNNNNNNNNNNNNNNNNNNNNNNNNNNNNNNNNNNNNNNNNNNNNNNNNNNNNNNNNNNNNNNNNNNNNNNNNNNNNNNNNNNNNNNNNNNNNNNNNNNNNNNNNNNNNNNNNNNNNNNNNNNNNNNNNNNNNNNNNNNNNNNNNNNNNNNNNNNNNNNNNNNNNNNNNNNNNNNNNNNNNNNNNNNNNNNNNNNNNNNNNNNNNNNNNNNNNNNNNNNNNNNNNNNNNNNNNNNNNNNNNNNNNNNNNNNNNNNNNNNNNNNNNNNNNNNNNNNNNNNNNNNNNNNNNNNNNNNNNNNNNNNNNNNNNNNNNNNNNNNNNNNNNNNNNNNNNNNNNNNNNNNNNNNNNNNNNNNNNNNNNNNNNNNNNNNNNNNNNNNNNNNNNNNNNNNNNNNNNNNNNNNNNNNNNNNNNNNNNNNNNNNNNNNNNNNNNNNNNNNNNNNNNNNNNNNNNNNNNNNNNNNNNNNNNNNNNNNNNNNNNNNNNNNNNNNNNNNNNNNNNNNNNNNNNNNNNNNNNNNNNNNNNNNNNNNNNNNNNNNNNNNNNNNNNNNNNNNNNNNNNNNNNNNNNNNNNNNNNNNNNNNNNNNNNNNNNNNNNNNNNNNNNNNNNNNNNNNNNNNNNNNNNNNNNNNNNNNNNNNNNNNNNNNNNNNNNNNNNNNNNNNNNNNNNNNNNNNNNNNNNNNNNNNNNNNNNNNNNNNNNNNNNNNNNNNNNNNNNNNNNNNNNNNNNNNNNNNNNNNNNNNNNNNNNNNNNNNNNNNNNNNNNNNNNNNNNNNNNNNNNNNNNNNNNNNNNNNNNNNNNNNNNNNNNNNNNNNNNNNNNNNNNNNNNNNNNNNNNNNNNNNNNNNNNNNNNNNNNNNNNNNNNNNNNNNNNNNNNNNNNNNNNNNNNNNNNNNNNNNNNNNNNNNNNNNNNNNNNNNNNNNNNNNNNNNNNNNNNNNNNNNNNNNNNNNNNNNNNNNNNNNNNNNNNNNNNNNNNNNNNNNNNNNNNNNNNNNNNNNNNNNNNNNNNNNNNNNNNNNNNNNNNNNNNNNNNNNNNNNNNNNNNNNNNNNNNNNNNNNNNNNNNNNNNNNNNNNNNNNNNNNNNNNNNNNNNNNNNNNNNNNNNNNNNNNNNNNNNNNNNNNNNNNNNNNNNNNNNNNNNNNNNNNNNNNNNNNNNNNNNNNNNNNNNNNNNNNNNNNNNNNNNNNNNNNNNNNNNNNNNNNNNNNNNNNNNNNNNNNNNNNNNNNNNNNNNNNNNNNNNNNNNNNNNNNNNNNNNNNN carries:
- the LOC112079008 gene encoding uncharacterized protein; the encoded protein is MRGEEEEKDMEPVHPTQTVTPHLTQHSTPQHGHSTTPPHPAYTPHPAQYTPHPHQAQYTPPHLPTVHPTSPSTEHPTSPSTVHPTSPSTYTSPLPQYTHLTQHQYRPTHPSQYTPPSTVHPTSPSIVHPTHTVHPHLTSNSTPHLTQHSKPHQAQVHPTSPSPAVHPNLTQHIHLTSTVQTHLTQHSTHPHPSTVTPHPTQQTATPQPSTVHPTSHSTYTHLTHTVQYTSPHTVHPTSPKHSIPSPAQYTPRPLQPQHLYTPPHQAQYNPNPPSNSNPLTYTPPHPAQSLAQHRQPHPILLPAQLDPHLTQSTVHPPPHTDYRTVPPTPRSPSTVHPPPPHPGNSTRSPHPATVHPSPHLTSHSTPHLTQHKYTSPHLTQHSTTSPQPSQYTPLPPPHPAPVHPPPTSPSTVHLTSPSPVHPSPHLTQHSTPHLTQHSTTPPHLPQHSTPHFTHYSTPHLTQHSTLTSPSTVHPPPPPTSPGTVHLTSPSTVTPPSPSTVTTPPHLTQHIHPPHLTQHSTPHLTQHSTPHPTLTQHSTPHLTQPIHLNLTQHSTPHLNPATVHLTSPSTVHLTSTQHSTPHLTHPHVHPTSPITYTPPHLTQHYVHTCTSPQHHYTSPHPATYNPPPPTSPSPVHPHLHPAHIHLTVTSPVHPTPPHQPSTPHLTQPSTPHPLTQPSTSPPHLTHPAQYHLHLTQPSTPHLTTITHQPQSPHPTQLPGLM